The Metallosphaera hakonensis JCM 8857 = DSM 7519 genome includes the window AGATGGAAATCCGAGGCTTCCATGTATAGATGTGTAAGAAACGTCATTTCCAGGTAAAACACACAACTATACCCGGTAGCCCCTGGGAATCCTACGTCTAAACCTTAACATTGAAGAATAGACGTTGGAGTGGAAATAATCTTAGGAATATGCTAAGAACATAGAGTTCATCGACTACGCCTTCCTTTGGTTACTCGAGACCTGATCTCAAGCCCTCCTGATGTTAACTAAGTCGTAAAAGGTAGCCAGATGTATTTGGAGTGTACCGGCTATAATCAAAACTCTCTCATAATCATTTTTATACTTTCTGAGACCTTAAAGGGCAACATGGCCTTCTCTGGTACATTGAGTAGCTTTGGACGCCACATTGCGCTTTAGACTATGATTAAGTATAACCTGATTTAAACCCCTTTTTCCTTGTTTACGACAAACTTCTCAATGGCTCTAAGGAGTCTTTCCAAGTCAATTTTCATGAACTCTATTGAGGAATAGCGACTTAATTCGCCTGTTTTGTCTAAACCGTTATACTGGAACTCATGTAGCTTGACCGCGATATCGGTGAAAGCCTCTATGTCGTTTCCCAACAGGCCATCCAATATTTGGGATACGCTACTCACCCTATCTATCTAGACAAGATATTTATCTAACTATTCATTGAATATACATATGAATGAAGAGACAGTAATTAAGTTCTTAGACCTGGACGTTGACGATAGAATGACAAAGACTAACCTAGAGTTAGCTTTGAGTAAACACAGTAACTTAAAGTTTCGAATTGCTCATATAAACTATGTAGTGGATAGGTTCCATTTACTTACCGCGACCCAACAATTAAGAGCTCTGGATTACCTAATATACGTGGCACAGAAGATTGATACGGAACCTTACAAACTTTACAACAAATTAAAAGTTAAAGGTGATGACTCAGTAATTTACTCTATCACCCTTGTCTCCATATATTTTTGGGATTTAGTCCTTAGTATAGATTATTTTAATCCACGAAAATATAATCTACTTTATAGGATTTTTAGAAAATTAGGACACAAATTACCAGGGATTGATCCCATTGAAAGGTTTTTGAAGATGGAGATAGAAGAGGTGGGGTTCAATAATGCCCATTTGGAGCTCTTATTACTACTAGATTTCATAGCAAGGTTGAGAACCAAGGGCTACAGTGCAGATTTGAAAGCAACATATATGGGTTTAATCATTGATAGTAATGCGCCTCCCGATATTCAGAGGGAAATTAAAGTCGAGATGATTGAAGATTATGAAAGACTATATAAAACTGACATAAGGAGTTTTGTTGAGCCGATATATGGTATGATTATGTCTCTGAAAGATTTTGAGAGTTACACCCACAAAATATTAGGGTAATAGTCTCCATAAGAACTCCAACCACCTCTCAGCCTCAGCAAGTACTTTTACAAGCTCCTCTCTAGATAATTCATGAGGTATACTTGCGCCACTAACAACCATTTCCCCTTCAAAAACTCTTATTCTATGAAAATTATGAGCCATCAATTCCTCCTTAAACCCTCCAAAATGGTCTGATAGCGTTCTATATAACAATAGAAGTCGCATGAACTTAACGAAATCATTGGCCTCATACGAAGAAACTTTCCCATTATTCTCTAGCATCGATCTTAACATATTGATGAATCTAGTTTCGCTAAGTCCATTATAAACCCCGTTTTGATTCCTGAATACTTGGTCTTTGTGATCAGGAAATTTACGTGTAATAAAAAGGGCGATCTCAAAGAATAGTGAGCTCATATATCGCCTGATGGTAACGGGATCCTGAGCCCTATCATAGCAAAGGTTTACCAATCTCCATATAAGCTCCATGTGCAGCCAAGAATATCATCCCCTAAAAAGTTAAGGGCCTAGGTTATATTGATAAAAACGTCACAATTTAGAGTTAATCTAGTATCGTCATGAGTTATAACAGTCTAGGACATTACTCCACTCTCTTGCTTTTTCCGCCGTCCTAAACCTAGTGTATTTCCTCAATCTGGTTTTGAGTAAACAATTTGAGGTAGCGAGAGGTCTAAATTATCTAGATAGAGGGTTAATTCGTGACTTTTTATCGATTGTGATTATAGACAAGTTAATATACTCGTAGTCTTGCATAATGAATTAAGAGACTCCATTGACGTTCCTGGACCTGCGTGTTGACGATAGAATGATAAAGGTGGACCATATCGGCGTCATAGATGATAAAGAAGTAATTTCTATGTTATACTAATATTCTCAGATATTACCTTGTAGGCTATTTCAAAGAACTCCACCAAATGAGTTCAGATTTTTAGAGTAATCTATTAAAAATTGCGAATACAATGAAAATATTAAAGTTAGATTTAAGTCGCCTTTCCCCTGAAAAGAATTTAAGGTTGGTCCCCTAACTTCATTCCATGGTCTACGATCCTCCGGGAAAAGTTAAGTCGTTTCTCGTGTCCTCGGCCGGATTTCTTCTAGATGGTTACGATCTCTCGGTGATATCCTTCGCCATATTGTTTATCCCACGGGAACTGGGATTGAACTCGATTCAGGTGGGTCTCGTGAGTTCGGCCTCCCTCATGGGCATGATATTGGGCTCAGTTGTATTGGGCCTCCTCTCAGATAGGATGGGAAGGAGGAAACTCATGGGATTGGACCTGATGATATTTACCGTTTTCGCTGTAACTTCTGCCTTGTCTCAGAACTTCCTGGAACTCTTCCTATCAAGGCTTCTCCTTGGAGTTGGAATCGGGGGTGACTATCCCCTCAGTAGCTCCCTGATGTCGGAGTATTCCCCCGCCAAGTCTAGGGGAAGGTATCTCGTTGGTGCTGTGTCCATGTACTGGATTGGCACGCTCCTATCAGCAGTAGTTAACCTCTTCCTTCTCCCCCTAGGTGGGGACTTCTGGAGGTTCTCCTTTGCCCTAGGTGCAATCCTGTCGGTGCCCGTGATTGTTGCGAGGCTCACCTTACCAGAATCCCCTAGATGGCTAATAAGTAAAGGCAGACTCAGAGGGGACGGAATTCCAGCTCAGGAGGACGAGAACAAGGGAGTTAAGGGGCTTTCGGACCTCTTCG containing:
- a CDS encoding MFS transporter, with protein sequence MVYDPPGKVKSFLVSSAGFLLDGYDLSVISFAILFIPRELGLNSIQVGLVSSASLMGMILGSVVLGLLSDRMGRRKLMGLDLMIFTVFAVTSALSQNFLELFLSRLLLGVGIGGDYPLSSSLMSEYSPAKSRGRYLVGAVSMYWIGTLLSAVVNLFLLPLGGDFWRFSFALGAILSVPVIVARLTLPESPRWLISKGRLRGDGIPAQEDENKGVKGLSDLFGRRLLPFLLWVSAVWFLFDVASYGIGLYYPAIFKEFALPSNYEVIYATMVIALGAIAGYIIAEFAVDSLGRRAVLLSGLGAMSLLLGIGGVLKLTGILLVPYFAVFVAMEQWAGAVTLFYPTEIFPTPVRSSAQGFATAVSRIGAVLGVVAFPSMVKALGFSHSLILFAVTSAIAFLMSLFLRETKRRELEEISLGLRERS